GACAGCCTGCGGTTTTACTACCTGGGCCAACAATGGAAAGACCGGGTGGAACACGTGGGGGCCAAGCCCGTTCTCGACCTGAACGCTCCGCTCATTCTCTGACACGCCTTGGGCACCAGCGGTGCCATTTTGCGAACCCCAAGTGACTGGGCACGGCCATCGCGCTTCGCAGAGTTCCAACTCTTTGATTGATCGATGATTTTTCTCTTGGCACGTGGGAGAGGCGCTGGTACGCCTGCCAAAGGGAAGGGGTTCGCGGAGAGAGGGGATTTTTGCTAGTGGGGACAGGCGGTTATAAATGGGCCGTCGCGCCCCGTGCGGGCGCGTGGGTTGAAACTGGTAGCGGTAAACCGTGTCGAGCGTGGCACGGTGTCGCGCCCCGTGCGGGCGCGTGGGTTGAAACAAAGGGCGGTTAGAACAACTAAAGGAAGGCGCCGTCGCGCCCGTGCGGGCTCGTGGGTTGAAACTTGCCCACAGTCTTGGGCTGCAGGGACGCGCTGGCGTGTGGGTCGAAACAGGCTCTGAAAAGCCGCCCCCCTCTATCTCCCCCTCACCCCCGGCTCCGCAACGTCCGACTCAACAGCACAACCGGCACCAGCCCCACCGCCACCAGCGCCAGCGACGGCAAGGCCGCCTCGCCCAGCCGCTCGTCGCGCGCCAGCTGGTAGGCGACCACGGCCAGGGTGTCGCTGTTGAAGGGCCGCAGCACCATGGTGGCGGGCAGTTCCTTCATCACGTCGACGAACACCAGCAGCGCCGCGGCGGCCGTGGAGCGCTTGAGCAGGGGCCAGTGCACCCGGGCCAGCAGGCCGGCACCGCCGGCGCCCAGCATGCGGGCGGAGTCGTCCAGGCTGGAGGGAATGCGCGCGTAGCCGCTTTGCATCGATTGCAGCGCCACGGCGCAGAACCGCACGAGGTAGGCCCACACGATGCCGACCGCAGTGGCGGTGATGATCGACGGCAGGCCCCACTGGGGGGCTGCCGCCTGCAGCCAGCCCACGGGCAGCAGCAGGCCCACGACGATCACGGCGCCGGGCACGGCATACCCCAGGCTGGCCAGTTGTGCCACGCCGCGGGTGAGCGCGCCGGCCCGCCGCCGCACGGCGAACGCCAGCACCAGGGCGATGGCCACGGCCAGCACGGCGGTGATGCTGCCCAGGCGCACGCTGTTGCCGGCCCACTCCAGAAAGCGCGACCAGGGCAGCACGGACCAGTCGGCCGCCAGGGGCCGCAGCATGAAGGCCACCGGGGCCACGAAGCCGAAGACCACCGGCAGCAAGCACACTGCCCACGCGGCGGCGCAGCGCAGCCCCTGCAGCCGCTGCGGCTGGGCCTCGGCGGAGCCCGCACGGCCCGCCCCGCCCGCAGCAAAGCGCATGCGCCGCTGCGCACGCTGCTCCAGCTGCAGCAGCAGCATGACGAGCACGAGCAGGATGGTGGCCAGTTGCGCCGCGGCCAGGCGGTTGTCCATCGACAGCCAGGCCTTGTAGATGCCGGTGGTGAAGGTCTGGATGCCGAAGTAGCTCACCACGCCGAAGTCGGCCAGCGTTTCCATGAGGACCAGCGCCACGCCGGCCGCGACCGCAGGGCGCGCCAGCGGCAGCGCGACCGTGCGCACGCGCCGCGCCAGCGGCGCCCCCAGCAGGCGGGCGGCCTCCATGAGGTGGGCGGCGCGCTCGCCCAGCGCCGTGCGGGCCAGCAGGTACACATAGGGATAGAGCGAGAAGATGAACACCCACACCGCGCCGCCCAGGCTGCGCACCTCGGGCAGCAGCCGGCCTTGCAGGCCATAGGTTTCGCGCAGCCACACCTGCAGCGGGCCGCTGAACTGCAGGAAGTCGGTATACGCGTAGGCGGTCACATAGGCCGGCATGGCCAGCGGCAGCAGCAGCAGCCATTCCAGCGTGCGGCGGCCGCGAAAGTCGAACAGCGTGACGGCGGCGGCCGTGGCCGCGCCCACCACCGCCGCGCCGATGGCCACGGCCAGGCCCAGCCACACCGTGGTGGCGAAGTAGCCGGGCAGCACGGTGGCGGCCATTTCGCGGAGGATGGCGCCGGCCTCGGCGCCACCCGCGCTGCCCGGCAGCCACGACGCGAGCACGGCCAGCACCGGCAAGGTCAGCGCAGCGGCGAGCAGCAGCAGGGGAATGGATCGCAGGGCGGAAAGAAGGCGTGGCAAGGGCGGGCCCTGAAGGGAAGGGTCGGGAGAATCGGACGGGGCATTCCGCTCGAAGATGGCTTCGGTCGAGCGCTGAAGGGCACGCCGGCAGGGCCGTCTGGATGCAAATGCGAATTCTACGCATTGGCGCCTTCTAGAATCGCGGCCATGTTCCTTGAAGTCTCCCAACTGGAAGTGCGCTACGCCGGCCGCGCGCAAGCCGCCGTGCGCGGCGTCACCCTGGGCCTCGCAGCGGGCGAGATCGGCGTGCTCATCGGCCCTTCCGGCTGCGGCAAGACCACGCTGCTGCGCGCCGTGGCCGGGCTGGAGCCCGTGACGGCCGGCGAGATCCGGCTCAGCGGCGCCGTGGTGAGCGGCGGCGCAGGCCGCAGCGTGCCACCGGAGCAGCGGCGCATCGGCATGGTGTTCCAGGACTACGCCCTTTTCCCCCACCTGTCCGTGGGGCGCAACGTGGCCTTCGGCATCCACCGCCTGACGCGCGCCGAACAGGCGGCGCGCGTGGACGAGGTGCTGCAGCTCGTGGGCCTGGAGGGTAGCGCCGCCCGCTTTCCGCACGAGCTGTCCGGCGGGCAGCAGCAGCGTGTGGCGCTGGCCCGCGCGCTGGCGCCCCGGCCGCAGCTGATGCTGCTGGACGAGCCGTTTTCCAACCTGGACGTGGACCTGCGCGAGCGCCTGGCGCACGAGGTGCGCGGCATCCTGAAAGCCGCTGGCGCCACGGCGCTGTTCGTCACGCACGATCAGCTGGAGGCCTTCGCCATCGGCGACCGCATCGGCGTGATGGAAAGCGGCCAGTTGCACCAGTGGGACGATGCCTATGCGCTCTACCACCGCCCGGCCACGCGCTTCGTGGCCGACTTCATCGGCCACGGGGTGTTCG
This region of Acidovorax sp. GBBC 1281 genomic DNA includes:
- a CDS encoding ABC transporter permease, encoding MPRLLSALRSIPLLLLAAALTLPVLAVLASWLPGSAGGAEAGAILREMAATVLPGYFATTVWLGLAVAIGAAVVGAATAAAVTLFDFRGRRTLEWLLLLPLAMPAYVTAYAYTDFLQFSGPLQVWLRETYGLQGRLLPEVRSLGGAVWVFIFSLYPYVYLLARTALGERAAHLMEAARLLGAPLARRVRTVALPLARPAVAAGVALVLMETLADFGVVSYFGIQTFTTGIYKAWLSMDNRLAAAQLATILLVLVMLLLQLEQRAQRRMRFAAGGAGRAGSAEAQPQRLQGLRCAAAWAVCLLPVVFGFVAPVAFMLRPLAADWSVLPWSRFLEWAGNSVRLGSITAVLAVAIALVLAFAVRRRAGALTRGVAQLASLGYAVPGAVIVVGLLLPVGWLQAAAPQWGLPSIITATAVGIVWAYLVRFCAVALQSMQSGYARIPSSLDDSARMLGAGGAGLLARVHWPLLKRSTAAAALLVFVDVMKELPATMVLRPFNSDTLAVVAYQLARDERLGEAALPSLALVAVGLVPVVLLSRTLRSRG
- a CDS encoding ABC transporter ATP-binding protein, which encodes MFLEVSQLEVRYAGRAQAAVRGVTLGLAAGEIGVLIGPSGCGKTTLLRAVAGLEPVTAGEIRLSGAVVSGGAGRSVPPEQRRIGMVFQDYALFPHLSVGRNVAFGIHRLTRAEQAARVDEVLQLVGLEGSAARFPHELSGGQQQRVALARALAPRPQLMLLDEPFSNLDVDLRERLAHEVRGILKAAGATALFVTHDQLEAFAIGDRIGVMESGQLHQWDDAYALYHRPATRFVADFIGHGVFAPATLEQRGDNVVARTPLGDLTDAAECPLPTSYPSGECDVLLRADDVVHDDASPVQARIVRKSFRGSEFLYTLQLRDGLTVMAHVPSHHDHAVGEWIGIRPQVDHVVAFPRA